The following are encoded together in the Mycosarcoma maydis chromosome 4, whole genome shotgun sequence genome:
- a CDS encoding putative mevalonate pyrophosphate decarboxylase, translating into MSSTIYQATCSAPVNIAVIKYWGKKDTTLILPTNDSLSVTLDQDHLRSVTTARADASFGSQDRLWLNGEEEAIKADGRLRRCIDEMRKLRQAKESKDSNLAKLSEWAVHVCSENNFPTAAGLASSASGFAALIASLAALYELQPEVSSSELSRIARQGSGSACRSLFGGYVAWQGGEHPSGQDSLAVQVAPQSHWPDLQALICVVSDAKKGTPSTAGMQRTVQTSPLLQHRIKEVVPQRMIKISEAIQKQDFNTFAEITMADSNNFHACCLDTAPPIFYMNDVSRAIVQLVEELNRANEADGKGKLVAYTYDAGPNAVLYAPKDNMPRILQTIRHYFPNADFDDTFDLLGKGVNASHRGAQEARGLPESLPSSFHANVIPVHEAGAVRRLIHTQVGDGPRVLERGVGKESLLNENGEPIRLQRAKRA; encoded by the exons ATGTCGTCGACTATCTACCAAGCGACGTGTTCGGCACCCGTCAACATCGCTGTCATCAAGTACTGGGGAAAGAAGGACACCACCCTCATTCTTCCTACCAACGACAGTCTGTCAGTCACCCTGGATCAGGACCATCTGCGATCCGTCACCACTGCTCGTGCCGATGCTAGCTTCGGCTCTCAGGATCGCTTGTGGCTGAAcggcgaagaggaggcCATCAAGGCAGACGGTCGCCTGCGCAGgtgcatcgacgagatgagaAAGCTCCGACAGGCCAAGGAGTCCAAGGACAGCAATCTTGCCAAG cttTCGGAATGGGCCGTTCACGTGTGCTCAGAGAACAACTTCCCCACAGCCGCAGGACTTGCATCATCCGCCTCTGGTTTCGCCGCACTCATCGCTTCGCTTGCAGCGCTTTATGAATTGCAACCCGAAGTGTCGAGCTCTGAGCTCTCGCGCATTGCCCGTCAGGGCAGTGGATCTGCTTGTCGTTCGCTCTTCGGAGGTTACGTTGCCTGGCAGGGTGGAGAGCACCCTTCTGGCCAGGACAGTCTCGCCGTCCAAGTAGCGCCCCAATCGCACTGGCCAGACCTTCAGGCCCTGATTTGTGTTGTCAGTGATGCCAAAAAGGGCACCCCATCGACTGCTGGTATGCAACGCACCGTCCAGACCTCCCCGCTTCTGCAACACCGTATCAAGGAGGTCGTACCGCAACGTATGATCAAGATCTCCGAAGCGATCCAGAAGCAAGACTTTAACACCTTTGCCGAAATCACCATGGCCGACTCGAACAACTTCCACGCATGCTGCCTCGACACGGCACCGCCCATCTTTTACATGAACGACGTCAGCCGTGCCATtgtgcagctcgtcgaggagCTTAACCGCGCCAACGAAGCCGACGGAAAGGGCAAGTTGGTGGCTTACACCTACGATGCCGGCCCGAACGCTGTTCTCTACGCTCCCAAGGACAACATGCCGCGCATCCTGCAAACAATTCGCCACTATTTCCCCAACGCGGACTTCGACGACACCTTCGATCTGTTGGGCAAGGGTGTCAATGCTTcgcatcgaggcgctcagGAGGCTCGTGGTTTGCCCGAGTCGCTGCCTAGCTCGTTTCACGCCAACGTGATTCCCGTGCACGAGGCTGGCGCTGTTCGCCGTCTGATTCACACCCAGGTGGGTGATGGGCCACGCGTGCTCGAGCGTGGTGTGGGCAAGGAGTCGTTGCTCAACGAGAACGGCGAACCTATCCGTTTGCAGCGTGCTAAGCGCGCATAG
- a CDS encoding ribosome biogenesis protein BRX1 (related to BRX1 - Essential nucleolar protein required for biogenesis of the 60S ribosomal subunit), whose protein sequence is MASIFQQASKAAKGKRKADAHDEDAVAAPIRRNKQRVLMLPSRGVTSRMRHLINDLESLMPHAKKDSKLDSKSQLHLLNELAELNNCNNALYFEARKREDLYMWASKTPNGPSAKFQVQNIHTMDELKMTGNCLKGSRPILSFDKEFDEKPHWTLVKEMFTQMFGVPKGARKAKPFVDHVISFSIVDNKIWFRNYQIVESDPGATAMAKVEEAQDGKKKAGGAKDASRQPKLVEIGPRMVLSPIRVFEGSFGGATVFENPEYISPNAIRHMVRKQKGNKYADRVNQQESFRTKKDRLKPREDALSRNKVFA, encoded by the coding sequence ATGGCTTCCATCTTCCAGCAGGCTTCCAAGGCCGCCAAgggcaagcgcaaagcagACGCAcacgacgaggatgcggTTGCTGCCCCCATTCGTCGAAACAAGCAGAGGGTTCTGATGCTGCCATCTCGTGGCGTCACCTCTCGCATGCGTCACCTCATCAACGACCTCGAGTCACTCATGCCGCATGCAAAGAAGGACTCTAAGCTCGACTCGAAATCTCAGTTGCACCTGCTCAACGAGCTAGCAGAGCTTAACAACTGCAACAACGCCCTCTATTTTGAAGCTCGAAAGCGCGAGGATTTGTACATGTGGGCGTCCAAAACGCCCAACGGTCCCTCCGCCAAGTTTCAAGTGCAGAACATCCACACGatggacgagctcaagatgaCTGGCAACTGCCTAAAAGGCTCGAGACCCATCCTCTCGTTCGACAAGGAATTTGACGAAAAGCCGCACTGGACATTGGTCAAGGAGATGTTTACTCAGATGTTTGGCGTGCCCAAGGGCGCACGTAAAGCAAAACCTTTTGTCGACCACGTCATCTCATTTTCGATTGTCGACAACAAGATCTGGTTTCGCAACTACCAGATTGTCGAGTCCGACCCAGGTGCGACGGCGATGgccaaggtggaagaggcACAGGATGGAAAGAAGAAGGCAGGTGGCGCTAAGGATGCATCAAGGCAGCCCAAACTAGTAGAAATCGGTCCTCGAATGGTACTGTCGCCCATTCGCGTCTTTGAAGGTAGCTTTGGCGGTGCCACTGTCTTTGAAAACCCCGAGTACATTTCACCGAATGCCATCCGTCACATGGTCCGAAAGCAGAAGGGCAACAAATACGCAGACCGTGTCAACCAGCAAGAGTCTTTCCGAACAAAGAAGGACCGTCTCAAGCCACGCGAGGATGCACTCAGCCGCAACAAAGTGTTTGCTTGA
- a CDS encoding transcription initiation factor IIA large subunit (related to TOA1 - transcription factor TFIIA-L) codes for MSNKVVSQLYRSIIDDVVNNVRQDFEEMGIEKEVLEELQRSWEAKIVATQVAEFEGAPALPPAKSRSSKKQESKNEVKTEDDDANGQNSRSNGADQHRAKVARGDGSTDVADGAADGKGQDGVAGSVKAEDDDAAAGQKRKRISDDDEIGSDLDDSDDEDLDGGVDGDNDDMVLCLYDKVQRVKNKWKCVLKDGVASIDGRDYLFAKCNGEFEW; via the exons ATGAGTAACAAGGTAGTC TCCCAATTGTACAGGAGCATCATTGACGATGTTGTCAATAATGTTCGTCAAGACTTCGAGGAGATGGGAATCGAAAAGGAGGTGCTAgaggagctgcagcgctcTTGGGAAGCCAAGATCGTCGCAACACAGGTGGCCGAGTTTGAGGGAGCTCCGGCCTTGCCGCCTGCCAAGTCGCGGTCGAGCAAAAAGCAAGAGTCCAAGAACGAGGTCAAGActgaggatgacgacgccAACGGTCAAAATTCCCGCAGCAACGGCGCTGATCAGCATCGTGCCAAGGTGGCCCGTGGAGATGGCTCGACCGATGTCGCAGATGGAGCAGCCGATGGTAAAGGCCAAGACGGTGTGGCTGGATCGGTCAAAGCagaggatgatgatgcgGCGGCTGGTCAGAAACGTAAACGCAtcagcgacgatgacgagatcGGAAGTGATCTGGAtgactcggacgacgaagatCTGGACGGcggcgtcgatggcgacaaCGATGACATGGTGCTTTGCCTGTACGACAAGGTTCAGCGCGTCAAGAACAAGTGGAAGTGTGTGCTTAAGGACGGCGTCGCCTCGATCGATGGTCGAGACTATCTCTTTGCCAAGTGCAATGGTGAATTCGAGTGGTAG